The following proteins are co-located in the Roseovarius arcticus genome:
- a CDS encoding anti-sigma factor, producing the protein MTGAQPYDEDDSVLAAEYALGLMGRDAALAFEARLVGEPDLRALYAAWADDLAALTDDIAPVAPPAGLKRGIDAQLFGAATARRPFAGWRGLSWLVGGAVAATLALLLVVDTGILTPDAPSAPLYTADIAAEDGSLRIAASYDAEAGALLVQREAGAAPEGRALELWLIAGGAAPISLGVLPDSGTARFDIAELLRPQLLGAVLAISDEPPGGSPTGAPTGSVLATGAITSI; encoded by the coding sequence ATGACTGGCGCGCAGCCATATGACGAGGACGACAGCGTCCTTGCAGCGGAGTACGCGCTTGGCCTGATGGGGCGGGATGCGGCGCTGGCGTTCGAGGCGCGTCTGGTAGGCGAGCCTGACTTGCGCGCGCTTTATGCCGCGTGGGCGGACGATCTGGCTGCGTTGACCGACGACATCGCCCCGGTAGCACCGCCCGCTGGATTGAAGCGGGGGATAGACGCGCAGCTCTTTGGTGCGGCCACAGCGCGCCGGCCGTTCGCAGGCTGGCGCGGCTTAAGCTGGCTGGTGGGCGGCGCGGTCGCGGCGACATTGGCGCTGCTTTTGGTCGTGGATACGGGGATTTTGACACCCGATGCCCCTAGCGCGCCTCTCTATACGGCCGACATTGCCGCCGAAGACGGCTCGCTGCGGATTGCGGCCAGCTACGACGCAGAGGCCGGTGCGCTGCTGGTTCAGCGCGAGGCGGGCGCCGCGCCTGAGGGCCGCGCGCTGGAGTTGTGGCTGATTGCTGGCGGCGCCGCGCCTATTTCGCTGGGCGTGCTGCCCGATAGCGGAACAGCGCGCTTTGATATTGCCGAACTTTTGCGCCCGCAACTGCTCGGTGCCGTTCTGGCGATCAGCGACGAGCCGCCGGGCGGCTCGCCCACTGGCGCGCCGACTGGCAGCGTACTGGCGACGGGCGCGATCACGTCGATCTGA
- a CDS encoding sigma-70 family RNA polymerase sigma factor, whose translation MTRDEIETLIARTALGERAAFSSLYEHTSAKLFGICLRVLHDRAEAEEAAQEAYVKIWRHADRYRANGLSPMTWLIAIARNTSIDRARKRREAQPGLDAAEAMADAPPGPEAQAIASSESGQLNACLDELEAGHAGAVRRAYLEGETYAELAAHYDVPLNTMRTWLRRSLLKLRECLTR comes from the coding sequence GTGACCCGCGACGAGATAGAGACACTAATCGCCCGCACAGCGCTGGGAGAACGGGCTGCATTCTCAAGCCTTTATGAACACACATCTGCGAAACTGTTTGGCATTTGCCTGCGTGTCTTGCATGACCGGGCCGAGGCCGAAGAGGCGGCGCAGGAGGCATATGTCAAGATTTGGCGCCACGCGGATCGCTATCGCGCCAATGGCCTTAGCCCGATGACGTGGCTGATCGCTATAGCGCGCAACACCTCGATCGACCGCGCCCGCAAGCGGCGCGAGGCCCAACCGGGTCTGGATGCCGCCGAGGCGATGGCCGACGCGCCTCCCGGCCCTGAGGCGCAGGCAATCGCGTCCAGCGAAAGCGGGCAGTTAAACGCCTGTCTGGACGAACTGGAGGCGGGCCATGCAGGGGCCGTGCGCCGTGCCTATCTAGAGGGCGAGACATATGCCGAGTTGGCGGCTCATTATGACGTGCCGCTGAATACAATGCGAACATGGCTGCGCCGCAGTCTGCTAAAATTGAGGGAGTGCCTGACGCGATGA
- a CDS encoding fasciclin domain-containing protein: MTFKTLMTATATVAVLATGAYAENPMVGGAAMYAEKNIIENAVNSADHTTLVAAVKAAGLVETLSGEGPFTVFAPTNAAFEKLPEGTVEGLLKPENKDQLTKILTCHVVGADAMSTAIMGMIDDDGGAHVVPTLGGCMLNATYDGDMIMLKDEQGQTINVTIADVEQSNGVIHVVDTVILPAAE, translated from the coding sequence ATGACCTTCAAGACCCTTATGACCGCCACCGCAACCGTCGCTGTACTGGCCACCGGCGCCTATGCCGAAAACCCCATGGTCGGCGGCGCCGCAATGTATGCGGAAAAGAACATCATTGAGAACGCCGTGAATTCCGCCGATCACACCACGCTGGTCGCCGCCGTCAAGGCCGCAGGCTTGGTCGAGACGCTGTCGGGCGAGGGCCCCTTTACAGTGTTCGCACCGACGAATGCCGCGTTTGAAAAACTGCCCGAAGGCACTGTTGAGGGTCTGTTGAAGCCTGAGAACAAGGACCAACTGACCAAGATCCTGACCTGCCACGTTGTCGGCGCCGATGCGATGTCGACTGCGATCATGGGCATGATCGACGATGATGGCGGCGCGCATGTTGTCCCCACGCTGGGTGGATGCATGCTGAACGCGACATATGATGGCGACATGATCATGCTGAAAGACGAGCAAGGCCAGACCATCAACGTCACTATCGCAGATGTCGAGCAGTCGAACGGCGTGATCCACGTTGTCGACACCGTGATCCTGCCCGCCGCCGAATAA